The Anastrepha ludens isolate Willacy chromosome 2, idAnaLude1.1, whole genome shotgun sequence genome contains a region encoding:
- the LOC128855331 gene encoding set1/Ash2 histone methyltransferase complex subunit ASH2 isoform X4 — protein sequence MDEMQMDTNSQSETTSEYAPSERAPETAREEKPAASANSTNTGICYCGKERNLNIVELLCANCSRWFHESCIGYQLGKLVPFITNYVFVCKNCSQSGLEVFRKSQATIPQMCITAIANMQQNALKEGKTKFLFSKDKEIIPFIEQYWEAMTTMPRRVTQSWYSTVQRSLVKEVNTLFTYEENAEFGAMFGLVTQDLLLIKPNYDSMASTLTKNNRQNKRKVFGNDSGPTGKKGRPSSDISANVKLPAHGYPLEHPFNKDGYRYILAEPDPHAPFRQEFDESSDWAGKPIPGWLYRTLVPNSVLLALHDRAPQMKVFEDRMAVTGEKGYCMVRATHSVNRGRWYFEAVVDEMPEGAATRLGWGQEYGNLQAPLGYDKFGYSWRSRKGTRFHESHGKHYSDGYAEGDVLGFLIDIPDVVNTNYLPNTFKDRPLVKFKSHLYYEDKDKVQETLKSLQVIPGSKIEFFKNGKSQGVAFTDIYGGSYYPTVSIHKSATVSVNFGPTFKHPEVLSEYKAKGMCERVEELISEQCLSDLLYLTENDGRLRLDNFNFSKLK from the exons ATGGATGAAATGCAAATGGATACAAATTCACAATCCGAAACTACCTCTGAATACGCTCCTAGCGAGCGTGCACCGGAAACTGCACGTGAGGAGAAACCAGCTGCAAGCGCCAACAGTACTAACACCGGCATTTGCTACTG TGGTAAAGAACGAAACCTGAATATTGTGGAGCTATTGTGCGCGAATTGTAGTCGCTGGTTTCACGAGTCTTGCATTGGCTATCAGTTGGGCAAGTTAGTACCCTTCATCACCAATTACGTGTTCGTCTGCAAGAATTGCTCGCAGAGTGGGCTTGAGGTTTTTCGCAAAAGTCAAGCCA CAATACCGCAAATGTGTATCACTGCCATAGCTAATATGCAACAAAATGCACTGAAGGAAGGCAAAACCAAGTTCCTATttagcaaagacaaagaaattatCCCTTTCATTGAGCAGTATTGGGAGGCAATGACCACCATGCCGCGAAGGGTCACACAATCTTG GTATTCCACGGTACAACGCTCACTTGTCAAGGAAGTCAATACATTGTTCACGTACGAAGAAAATGCTGAATTCGGCGCTATGTTTGGTTTGGTAACCCAGGATCTATTACTAATTAAACCGAACTACGATTCCATGG CGTCCACATTGACGAAAAATAATCGTCAAAACAAACGAAAAGTTTTCGGTAACGATTCTGGTCCCACCGGCAAAAAGGGTCGGCCTAGCTCTGATATTAGTGCAAATGTTAAACTACCAGCACATGGCTATCCATTGGAACATCCCTTCAATAAAGATGGCTATCGTTACATACTAGCTGAGCCTGATCCTCATGCTCCCTTCCGTCAAGAGTTCGACGAAAGCTCTGATTGGGCGGGGAAGCCAATACCAGGCTGGTTGTATAGGACTCTAGTACCAAATTCTGTTTTATTGGCATTGCATGATCGAGCACCACAAATGAAAGTTTTCGAAGATCGTATGGCTGTGACTGGTGAGAAGGGATATTGCATGGTACGCGCCACACAtt CCGTAAACCGTGGGCGCTGGTATTTCGAAGCAGTTGTTGATGAGATGCCTGAAGGCGCTGCCACACGTTTGGGTTGGGGTCAGGAATATGGCAATTTGCAAGCGCCCCTGGGTTACGATAAGTTTGGCTACTCGTGGCGTTCACGCAAAGGAACAAGATTCCACGAGAGTCATGGTAAACACTATAGTGACGGTTATGCGGAAGGTGATGTCCTGGGCTTCCTAATCGATATTCCCGATGTAGTAAATACCAACTACTTGCCCAACACGTTTAAGGACAGA CCACTAGTAAAATTCAAGTCACATCTGTACTATGAGGATAAGGATAAAGTGCAGGAAACTCTAAAGAGCCTACAAGTGATACCCGGCAGTAAAATAGAGTTTTTCAAGAATGGCAAATCCCAAGGAGTCGCTTTTACAGATATATATGGTGGTTCATATTACCCAACCGTATCTATACATAAGAGCGCCACCGTGAGTGTGAATTTTGGACCAACATTTAAACATCCGGAAGTACTAAGCGAATACAAGGCGAAAGGA atGTGCGAACGGGTTGAAGAATTGATAAGCGAACAGTGCCTCTCAGATTTATTATACTTGACAGAGAATGACGGAAGACTACGACTGGATAACTTTAATTT CAGCAAATTAAAGTAA
- the LOC128855331 gene encoding set1/Ash2 histone methyltransferase complex subunit ASH2 isoform X2 → MDEMQMDTNSQSETTSEYAPSERAPETAREEKPAASANSTNTGICYCGKERNLNIVELLCANCSRWFHESCIGYQLGKLVPFITNYVFVCKNCSQSGLEVFRKSQATIPQMCITAIANMQQNALKEGKTKFLFSKDKEIIPFIEQYWEAMTTMPRRVTQSWYSTVQRSLVKEVNTLFTYEENAEFGAMFGLVTQDLLLIKPNYDSMGKGGLLRTSEDGHGAASTLTKNNRQNKRKVFGNDSGPTGKKGRPSSDISANVKLPAHGYPLEHPFNKDGYRYILAEPDPHAPFRQEFDESSDWAGKPIPGWLYRTLVPNSVLLALHDRAPQMKVFEDRMAVTGEKGYCMVRATHSVNRGRWYFEAVVDEMPEGAATRLGWGQEYGNLQAPLGYDKFGYSWRSRKGTRFHESHGKHYSDGYAEGDVLGFLIDIPDVVNTNYLPNTFKDRPLVKFKSHLYYEDKDKVQETLKSLQVIPGSKIEFFKNGKSQGVAFTDIYGGSYYPTVSIHKSATVSVNFGPTFKHPEVLSEYKAKGMCERVEELISEQCLSDLLYLTENDGRLRLDNFNFKLK, encoded by the exons ATGGATGAAATGCAAATGGATACAAATTCACAATCCGAAACTACCTCTGAATACGCTCCTAGCGAGCGTGCACCGGAAACTGCACGTGAGGAGAAACCAGCTGCAAGCGCCAACAGTACTAACACCGGCATTTGCTACTG TGGTAAAGAACGAAACCTGAATATTGTGGAGCTATTGTGCGCGAATTGTAGTCGCTGGTTTCACGAGTCTTGCATTGGCTATCAGTTGGGCAAGTTAGTACCCTTCATCACCAATTACGTGTTCGTCTGCAAGAATTGCTCGCAGAGTGGGCTTGAGGTTTTTCGCAAAAGTCAAGCCA CAATACCGCAAATGTGTATCACTGCCATAGCTAATATGCAACAAAATGCACTGAAGGAAGGCAAAACCAAGTTCCTATttagcaaagacaaagaaattatCCCTTTCATTGAGCAGTATTGGGAGGCAATGACCACCATGCCGCGAAGGGTCACACAATCTTG GTATTCCACGGTACAACGCTCACTTGTCAAGGAAGTCAATACATTGTTCACGTACGAAGAAAATGCTGAATTCGGCGCTATGTTTGGTTTGGTAACCCAGGATCTATTACTAATTAAACCGAACTACGATTCCATGGGTAAGGGTGGATTGCTTCGAACATCCGAAGATGGTCACGGGGCAG CGTCCACATTGACGAAAAATAATCGTCAAAACAAACGAAAAGTTTTCGGTAACGATTCTGGTCCCACCGGCAAAAAGGGTCGGCCTAGCTCTGATATTAGTGCAAATGTTAAACTACCAGCACATGGCTATCCATTGGAACATCCCTTCAATAAAGATGGCTATCGTTACATACTAGCTGAGCCTGATCCTCATGCTCCCTTCCGTCAAGAGTTCGACGAAAGCTCTGATTGGGCGGGGAAGCCAATACCAGGCTGGTTGTATAGGACTCTAGTACCAAATTCTGTTTTATTGGCATTGCATGATCGAGCACCACAAATGAAAGTTTTCGAAGATCGTATGGCTGTGACTGGTGAGAAGGGATATTGCATGGTACGCGCCACACAtt CCGTAAACCGTGGGCGCTGGTATTTCGAAGCAGTTGTTGATGAGATGCCTGAAGGCGCTGCCACACGTTTGGGTTGGGGTCAGGAATATGGCAATTTGCAAGCGCCCCTGGGTTACGATAAGTTTGGCTACTCGTGGCGTTCACGCAAAGGAACAAGATTCCACGAGAGTCATGGTAAACACTATAGTGACGGTTATGCGGAAGGTGATGTCCTGGGCTTCCTAATCGATATTCCCGATGTAGTAAATACCAACTACTTGCCCAACACGTTTAAGGACAGA CCACTAGTAAAATTCAAGTCACATCTGTACTATGAGGATAAGGATAAAGTGCAGGAAACTCTAAAGAGCCTACAAGTGATACCCGGCAGTAAAATAGAGTTTTTCAAGAATGGCAAATCCCAAGGAGTCGCTTTTACAGATATATATGGTGGTTCATATTACCCAACCGTATCTATACATAAGAGCGCCACCGTGAGTGTGAATTTTGGACCAACATTTAAACATCCGGAAGTACTAAGCGAATACAAGGCGAAAGGA atGTGCGAACGGGTTGAAGAATTGATAAGCGAACAGTGCCTCTCAGATTTATTATACTTGACAGAGAATGACGGAAGACTACGACTGGATAACTTTAATTT CAAATTAAAGTAA
- the LOC128855331 gene encoding set1/Ash2 histone methyltransferase complex subunit ASH2 isoform X1, with protein MDEMQMDTNSQSETTSEYAPSERAPETAREEKPAASANSTNTGICYCGKERNLNIVELLCANCSRWFHESCIGYQLGKLVPFITNYVFVCKNCSQSGLEVFRKSQATIPQMCITAIANMQQNALKEGKTKFLFSKDKEIIPFIEQYWEAMTTMPRRVTQSWYSTVQRSLVKEVNTLFTYEENAEFGAMFGLVTQDLLLIKPNYDSMGKGGLLRTSEDGHGAASTLTKNNRQNKRKVFGNDSGPTGKKGRPSSDISANVKLPAHGYPLEHPFNKDGYRYILAEPDPHAPFRQEFDESSDWAGKPIPGWLYRTLVPNSVLLALHDRAPQMKVFEDRMAVTGEKGYCMVRATHSVNRGRWYFEAVVDEMPEGAATRLGWGQEYGNLQAPLGYDKFGYSWRSRKGTRFHESHGKHYSDGYAEGDVLGFLIDIPDVVNTNYLPNTFKDRPLVKFKSHLYYEDKDKVQETLKSLQVIPGSKIEFFKNGKSQGVAFTDIYGGSYYPTVSIHKSATVSVNFGPTFKHPEVLSEYKAKGMCERVEELISEQCLSDLLYLTENDGRLRLDNFNFSKLK; from the exons ATGGATGAAATGCAAATGGATACAAATTCACAATCCGAAACTACCTCTGAATACGCTCCTAGCGAGCGTGCACCGGAAACTGCACGTGAGGAGAAACCAGCTGCAAGCGCCAACAGTACTAACACCGGCATTTGCTACTG TGGTAAAGAACGAAACCTGAATATTGTGGAGCTATTGTGCGCGAATTGTAGTCGCTGGTTTCACGAGTCTTGCATTGGCTATCAGTTGGGCAAGTTAGTACCCTTCATCACCAATTACGTGTTCGTCTGCAAGAATTGCTCGCAGAGTGGGCTTGAGGTTTTTCGCAAAAGTCAAGCCA CAATACCGCAAATGTGTATCACTGCCATAGCTAATATGCAACAAAATGCACTGAAGGAAGGCAAAACCAAGTTCCTATttagcaaagacaaagaaattatCCCTTTCATTGAGCAGTATTGGGAGGCAATGACCACCATGCCGCGAAGGGTCACACAATCTTG GTATTCCACGGTACAACGCTCACTTGTCAAGGAAGTCAATACATTGTTCACGTACGAAGAAAATGCTGAATTCGGCGCTATGTTTGGTTTGGTAACCCAGGATCTATTACTAATTAAACCGAACTACGATTCCATGGGTAAGGGTGGATTGCTTCGAACATCCGAAGATGGTCACGGGGCAG CGTCCACATTGACGAAAAATAATCGTCAAAACAAACGAAAAGTTTTCGGTAACGATTCTGGTCCCACCGGCAAAAAGGGTCGGCCTAGCTCTGATATTAGTGCAAATGTTAAACTACCAGCACATGGCTATCCATTGGAACATCCCTTCAATAAAGATGGCTATCGTTACATACTAGCTGAGCCTGATCCTCATGCTCCCTTCCGTCAAGAGTTCGACGAAAGCTCTGATTGGGCGGGGAAGCCAATACCAGGCTGGTTGTATAGGACTCTAGTACCAAATTCTGTTTTATTGGCATTGCATGATCGAGCACCACAAATGAAAGTTTTCGAAGATCGTATGGCTGTGACTGGTGAGAAGGGATATTGCATGGTACGCGCCACACAtt CCGTAAACCGTGGGCGCTGGTATTTCGAAGCAGTTGTTGATGAGATGCCTGAAGGCGCTGCCACACGTTTGGGTTGGGGTCAGGAATATGGCAATTTGCAAGCGCCCCTGGGTTACGATAAGTTTGGCTACTCGTGGCGTTCACGCAAAGGAACAAGATTCCACGAGAGTCATGGTAAACACTATAGTGACGGTTATGCGGAAGGTGATGTCCTGGGCTTCCTAATCGATATTCCCGATGTAGTAAATACCAACTACTTGCCCAACACGTTTAAGGACAGA CCACTAGTAAAATTCAAGTCACATCTGTACTATGAGGATAAGGATAAAGTGCAGGAAACTCTAAAGAGCCTACAAGTGATACCCGGCAGTAAAATAGAGTTTTTCAAGAATGGCAAATCCCAAGGAGTCGCTTTTACAGATATATATGGTGGTTCATATTACCCAACCGTATCTATACATAAGAGCGCCACCGTGAGTGTGAATTTTGGACCAACATTTAAACATCCGGAAGTACTAAGCGAATACAAGGCGAAAGGA atGTGCGAACGGGTTGAAGAATTGATAAGCGAACAGTGCCTCTCAGATTTATTATACTTGACAGAGAATGACGGAAGACTACGACTGGATAACTTTAATTT CAGCAAATTAAAGTAA
- the LOC128855331 gene encoding set1/Ash2 histone methyltransferase complex subunit ASH2 isoform X3 → MDEMQMDTNSQSETTSEYAPSERAPETAREEKPAASANSTNTGICYCGKERNLNIVELLCANCSRWFHESCIGYQLGKLVPFITNYVFVCKNCSQSGLEVFRKSQATIPQMCITAIANMQQNALKEGKTKFLFSKDKEIIPFIEQYWEAMTTMPRRVTQSWYSTVQRSLVKEVNTLFTYEENAEFGAMFGLVTQDLLLIKPNYDSMGKGGLLRTSEDGHGAASTLTKNNRQNKRKVFGNDSGPTGKKGRPSSDISANVKLPAHGYPLEHPFNKDGYRYILAEPDPHAPFRQEFDESSDWAGKPIPGWLYRTLVPNSVLLALHDRAPQMKVFEDRMAVTGEKGYCMVRATHSVNRGRWYFEAVVDEMPEGAATRLGWGQEYGNLQAPLGYDKFGYSWRSRKGTRFHESHGKHYSDGYAEGDVLGFLIDIPDVVNTNYLPNTFKDRPLVKFKSHLYYEDKDKVQETLKSLQVIPGSKIEFFKNGKSQGVAFTDIYGGSYYPTVSIHKSATVSVNFGPTFKHPEVLSEYKAKGMCERVEELISEQCLSDLLYLTENDGRLRLDNFNL, encoded by the exons ATGGATGAAATGCAAATGGATACAAATTCACAATCCGAAACTACCTCTGAATACGCTCCTAGCGAGCGTGCACCGGAAACTGCACGTGAGGAGAAACCAGCTGCAAGCGCCAACAGTACTAACACCGGCATTTGCTACTG TGGTAAAGAACGAAACCTGAATATTGTGGAGCTATTGTGCGCGAATTGTAGTCGCTGGTTTCACGAGTCTTGCATTGGCTATCAGTTGGGCAAGTTAGTACCCTTCATCACCAATTACGTGTTCGTCTGCAAGAATTGCTCGCAGAGTGGGCTTGAGGTTTTTCGCAAAAGTCAAGCCA CAATACCGCAAATGTGTATCACTGCCATAGCTAATATGCAACAAAATGCACTGAAGGAAGGCAAAACCAAGTTCCTATttagcaaagacaaagaaattatCCCTTTCATTGAGCAGTATTGGGAGGCAATGACCACCATGCCGCGAAGGGTCACACAATCTTG GTATTCCACGGTACAACGCTCACTTGTCAAGGAAGTCAATACATTGTTCACGTACGAAGAAAATGCTGAATTCGGCGCTATGTTTGGTTTGGTAACCCAGGATCTATTACTAATTAAACCGAACTACGATTCCATGGGTAAGGGTGGATTGCTTCGAACATCCGAAGATGGTCACGGGGCAG CGTCCACATTGACGAAAAATAATCGTCAAAACAAACGAAAAGTTTTCGGTAACGATTCTGGTCCCACCGGCAAAAAGGGTCGGCCTAGCTCTGATATTAGTGCAAATGTTAAACTACCAGCACATGGCTATCCATTGGAACATCCCTTCAATAAAGATGGCTATCGTTACATACTAGCTGAGCCTGATCCTCATGCTCCCTTCCGTCAAGAGTTCGACGAAAGCTCTGATTGGGCGGGGAAGCCAATACCAGGCTGGTTGTATAGGACTCTAGTACCAAATTCTGTTTTATTGGCATTGCATGATCGAGCACCACAAATGAAAGTTTTCGAAGATCGTATGGCTGTGACTGGTGAGAAGGGATATTGCATGGTACGCGCCACACAtt CCGTAAACCGTGGGCGCTGGTATTTCGAAGCAGTTGTTGATGAGATGCCTGAAGGCGCTGCCACACGTTTGGGTTGGGGTCAGGAATATGGCAATTTGCAAGCGCCCCTGGGTTACGATAAGTTTGGCTACTCGTGGCGTTCACGCAAAGGAACAAGATTCCACGAGAGTCATGGTAAACACTATAGTGACGGTTATGCGGAAGGTGATGTCCTGGGCTTCCTAATCGATATTCCCGATGTAGTAAATACCAACTACTTGCCCAACACGTTTAAGGACAGA CCACTAGTAAAATTCAAGTCACATCTGTACTATGAGGATAAGGATAAAGTGCAGGAAACTCTAAAGAGCCTACAAGTGATACCCGGCAGTAAAATAGAGTTTTTCAAGAATGGCAAATCCCAAGGAGTCGCTTTTACAGATATATATGGTGGTTCATATTACCCAACCGTATCTATACATAAGAGCGCCACCGTGAGTGTGAATTTTGGACCAACATTTAAACATCCGGAAGTACTAAGCGAATACAAGGCGAAAGGA atGTGCGAACGGGTTGAAGAATTGATAAGCGAACAGTGCCTCTCAGATTTATTATACTTGACAGAGAATGACGGAAGACTACGACTGGATAACTTTAATTTGTAA